The Hymenobacter sp. DG01 sequence GCCCTATATATCCCCGAAAAACAAAATCAGCCGACTGGGTTTCAGTCGGCTGTACCAAATATAGAATATGGTTTTTTAAGTATTTACCTGAGTTGCTGGCAATGAGGGCAGGTATAAGTAGCCCGTCCACCGACATACGTTTTTTCAATTTTAGTAGTAGCATGCCGCGGACAGAACTGGTGCTGATCGGTGCCGGGTGTCGCGGAATCGTCCCATTCGCGGGCGTGAATAAGGAAGCTGGCCGGAAATTCCCGGTAGGTAGCCTCATGCCCGATGGCCGTACGCAGGACCAGCTGAATAGCGCCGTGCAGGTCCTCAAACTCAGGAGTAGTCAGGGTGTGGGCCGGGCGCTCCGGGTGCAGGCGTGCCTGAAACAGCACTTCATCTACAATCCAATTCCCGAGGCCCGCCGTGATGCTCTGGTCCAGCAGCAGCGGTTTTAGGAAAGTTTTGCGTTTGGCGAGCTTGTTCTGCAGTTGCTCGGCGGTAACATCTAGGGCGTCGGGGCCCAGCTTTTTCGCCTGTTGATACTGCGCTATGCCTTCGGCCAGCCGGATGCGGCCAAACTTGCGCGGATCGATAAACGCCACCCGCAGCCCCGACTCCAGGTGAAAGGCCACGCGGGTAAACCGGGGCGCATCGGCCTCGTCGCGGTAGGCGCCTACGTCGCCGGTCATGCCGAAGTGCAGCACCAGTACCTGCCCGCTACTCAGGAGCAGAAAGCAGTTTTTGCCCAGCCGGCTGGTACCGGTTACCGTGCGGCCCACCAGGGCCCGGCGCAGGGTATCCTCATCGGTGGCCAGTACGTGGGCGTCTTTTACTTCAAGGGCCGTAATGGATTGGTGCAGCATCACCTCATCCAGAAAGCGGCGGTAGGTTTCAACTTCCGGTAGTTCGGGCATGTAAAGAAATGTGTAGGTTAGCAGGAAGCACCCGCGCGGAGAGGGCGGAGCAGCCCTTGGTAACAAGCGCGGCACTAGGCTACGTTCCCGGCCCGCTCAACCTCTGCGCCAGCCCGGCTGCGCTGCCGCGAAAAGCGCCCCGGCGGCCTGCCCGTGCGCCTGCTAGAGCCGGAGCAGGCCCTCCAGCACCACTACGCCAGTGCCCCCTATCTGTACCGCCTCAATGGCCTCGCGGGGGCCATGCACGCTTACCTGCACCGTGCCCGGCCGGCCCAGCCAGTGACCCTGCTCAGCTATAAAATGCGGGCTGCTAAGAAAGCCGTAGTGCCAGAGGTAGGCAGCCATGCCGCCGGTAGCCGAGCCGGTTACGGCGTCTTCGAGCACATCGGGCGGGGTGCACAGGTGGCGGGCAAAGGTGGTGCCGGCGGGCGTGGCCCCTTCCAGGCAAAACAGATGGGAGCTGAAGAAGCCGGTGTGCTGCCGGTATTCCTCCAGGGCCGCGGGGTTGGGTAGGTGGGCCCGGCGCAGGGTAGCCGCGTCGCGCACCAGCACCATGAGCTGGGGCGTGCCCGTGCTCACCGTCTGAATTACGGAGCCCGGCACCAGGTCGTCGGGGGTAAGGCCAAACAGGGGCAGTACCTGGGCCGCGTCGTGCACCTGCCCAAATACCGGGCGGCGCTGGGTCATCAGGACGCGGGGCGGGGTTTGGGCCGTGGCGGGGGGTAGGACCTCAATGGCGATGGGGCCGTGCAGCAGCTCCAGCTGCAACCGGAGGTTTTCGGCCGTTGGGCGGGGTAGGCGGCCCGTGTGCAGCAGCGCCGTGATGGTGGCAATGGTGGGGTGGCCGGCCAGCGGAATCTCCTCGCTGGGTGTAAAGTAGCGCACCCCAAACTCGGCTACCTCCGAGCGCCGCACAAAGGCCGTTTCCGACTGGTTGAACTCCTGGGCCAGGCGCTGCATCTGCTCGTCGGTGAGGTCGTCGGCGTCCAGCACTACGGCGCAGGGGTTGCCGCCCAGGGCAGTTTCAGTAAAGGCGTCTATCAGCAGAAAGGGGTAGGAGGACATGGCAGAAAAGCAGGTACAGGATCAAAGGTAGGGCAAGCCGACCAACGGACACGGTGGCGGCCTGAACATGAAAAAAGGCCGGCTTCCACACGGAAGCCGGCCTTCAGGGATAATGCTTGTATCAGAAGCTCCTACGACGGATCGGAGAGCAGGGCTACCTGCCGGCCGCTGGTGTCATAGATGCCCCCATTGCGGCTGATGTAGAGGCGGCGCTGCTGCCCATCTACCAGCACGTAGGGGTAGTTGGTGCTTTCCGAGCGGGTGAGGCGGCCTACAACCTGGGCGGTGCGGTCCTGGCGGTCAACGCGCACCACGCTGAGGCGGTTGGTGATGTAATAGGGGTCATCGGGGTTGTCGCGGAAGGTGATTTTGCCCAGCACGCTCACGGGGCTGGCAGTAGTAGCCACCGTACGGACGGGAGCCGTGGCGCGGTCAGCCAGCACGGCGGGGGTAGCTGAGGGGGCCGCCGTGCGGGTGCTGGCTACAATCTGCTGATTGGCCCGCTGCCACCCCTCGCCAATGGCCGTGAGGCGGGTGCGGCGGCCGGGGTGAGTCGGCGAGGCCTCGTCGTCGGATACGACGGCCATGCCGGCCTGGGCCTGGGCCAGGCTAGCCCCCATTTTCCGCAGCACAAACCCCGAAAACTCGTCGGCTTCCAACTCATCGGCCGGGTTAGAGCCCCCGGCGCGCAAGGTGTGGCCATTGAGGTGGTGCCCCATTTCGTGGGCCAGAATGCTGATGCCAGCCCAGTCGGTACGGCCGGCGCGGTTTACCGCCGCTACAAACTGCGGGTTATATAAGAGGTAGCGCTTGCCGCCATATACCACGGCCGCAGCGTTTTGCACCTCGGTGGTGGCGCGCAGCTCAAAGCGCGGCTTAAGCCCCACTACATCCGTGATTTCGCGAAGCACGTCGCGCTGCCCAGTGGAGGTTTGCGCCACGGCTGAGCCGGAGAGTAGGAGCCACCCGGCAAGCACCAAGCCTGCGAAGCAGCGGAAGAAGCGAGGGTGGTTCATGAAAAAGTCCTGTTAGATGGAGATACTGAGTTGACAAGAACCTTGCCGGAAATCCGCAGCCAAAATAAAGGCCTCAGGACCTAAGCAAGCAAAGATGGTGGCAAGGAACATTATCTTTGGCGCCTCGGTTGCAGCTGCTACGCGAGTGGGACAGAGAGAAGAGGATGCCGAATACCTACTGAGTTACATGAAAAAAACACAATTAACCTGGCAATGGTTCACCCGAGCCGGCGCTAGCCTGCTGCTCCTGCTGGGGCCGGCAGCCGGGGTAGTACACGCCCAGGAAACCTGCCTGCTGGAGCCATTGCCCCTGAGCCAGCGCGTAGCCGCCGCCACGCTGGTAGTGGAAGCCCGCGTAACGGCCGCCCGCAGCCAGGACGAGGGCGCCCACATCGTTACCCTTAACGAGCTGGAAGTTTATAAAGTATTCCGGGGTGCCCTGCCTTCCGGAAACCTGACCGTAGCCACGGCGGGCGGCACGGTGGGGCTGCGCCGGGAGCAGGTTACCAACTCGGCCCAGCTGGCCATAGGGCAGCAGGGCGTGTTTCTGCTGGTGCCCGATGCCCGGCAGCCCGGCCGCTACCGCCTGTACGCCGGCCCGCAGGGGCTCATCAGCTACGATTTAACCACCGCTACCGCCTCCGAGCCGTTCGCGCGGTATGCTTCCATTGCCGAGGAGTTGTACCCAGCCCTGGAAGAACCAGCCGGTCAGGCAGTACGGGCGGTGCGGCCCAACACTGCCCTGCAGGCACGCCTGAGCCGGGCGGCCCGGCCTGCCGCCGCGCCCCTTATCAGCAGCCTGAGCCCGGCCGTTATTACGGCCGGCACAGGGGCGGTACTCACCATCAAAGGGTCGGGGTTTGGGGCCACGCAGGGTAAAGGACTGGTAGGTTTCCGCAACGCCGATAACGGGGGGCAGTCCTTCGTTTCGCCCCTGGCCTCGGAGTACGTAAGCTGGTCGGATACTGAAATTAAGGTGCGCGTGCCCTCGGTGGCCGAAGGCAACGGCGGCACGGCAGGCTCGGGGGCGGTGCTGGTAACCAATGGCACCTCGGAAAGCGCCCTAAGCCTGGACAACCTTACCATTGACTACGCCCGAATTAACCTTGACTATCAGTCGGATGCCAACTCCCCGCTGCGGGCCTACCCCGTCGCACTGGCCGGCCCCGACAAACAAGGGGGCTATACCCTGCAGTACAACGAGCGGTTTGCCGCCAACACGGCCGCTAAGCAGGCCTTCGAGCGGGCCCTGCTCACCTGGCGCAATGGGGTGGGGGCTAACCGCAAAATAGCCTCCACTACTACCACTGTTAACACCGAGGACCAGCGCGACAACATCAACCTGGTTAGCTTTGATGATGCCCAGGAGCTGGACGCCGGGGTGCTGGGGGTAACTTATTCCTACTACGCCGGCTGCAGCAGCGGCGGGGCCATCAGCTGGGCGCTAACCGGTACTGATTACATTTTTGACGGGGAGCAAAGCTGGCAGTTTACGTCGGCCAATCCTGGCAGTGGGCAGTTCGATTTTGAAAGCGTAGCCCTGCACGAGCAAGGCCACGGCCTGCAGCTGGGGCATATTGCATATTATTAAGCCGGGGGCTGTGATGCACTATGCCATTGCGCCCGCATCCCGGAACCGGGCCCTGAGCCTGACCAGCGACGTAGCCGGTGCCAACGCAGAAACGGAGTTCAGCCTTACGGCTCCCAACTGCGGCATCGGGGCGTACTCCCGGCTGGCGCCGGTACCCCTGCCGGTAACCCTGGTGAGCTTCGGGGCGGAGGTAACGCGGGCCGGTGTACAGCTGCAGTGGCGCACATCGGTGGAGCTAAACAGCCAGTTTTTTGCTCTGGAAGCTACCCATGACCCTGCCACTGCGGCCTGGGAGGAGGTAGTTCGCCTACCTGCCGCCGGCACCAGCACTACCCCCCGCGCCTACACCTACCTCGATGCCCGGCCCCTGGGCACGCTACGCTACTACCGCCTGCGCCAGCAGGACCTGGACGGAACCTCGCATTACTCCGAAGTCCTGACCGTGACCCCTGCGTTGGCCGAGGCCCGGCTGATGGCCTACCCCAACCCGTTCACTACGGAGCTGCAGGTGCAAGTGCCCGCCGGGTCGGCTGCTACCCTGCGCCTGCTCGACCTCACGGGGCGGAGCGTGTACGCGCAGCACGTGCCGGCTGCCCAAACCTCCCTCACGCTTACGCCGCCCGCGCTGCAACCGGGCGTGTATCTGCTGGAGTGGCGGAGCGGCGGCCAGGTAGAGCGTACCCGCCTGCTAAAGCAGTAACAGGGCAAAAAACCAACAAGCCTCAACCCCGGAATGCATATTCCGGGGTTGAGGCTTGTGAAGGGGGTAGGGGCAAGCCCCACGGAGCAATAGGCAAACAGGACTGGCTGCTGTAGCGGCGCTGCCGGGCGGCCTTTGCCTGGTAGTTGGGTTGTCTCGCCAGGCTTTACGCCGCGGCAGTTGCGCGGCCCGGCGTAATGGCCGACTGGGGCCGCTCCCCGATCTGCTGCCGCCACATGGCGTAGTAGAGGCCGCGCTGGGCCAGTAGCTCGTCGTGGCGGCCGGCCTCGGCTACGTGGCCGCGCTCCAGCACGAAAATGCGGTCGGCGTGCAGGATGG is a genomic window containing:
- a CDS encoding T9SS type A sorting domain-containing protein, encoding MHYAIAPASRNRALSLTSDVAGANAETEFSLTAPNCGIGAYSRLAPVPLPVTLVSFGAEVTRAGVQLQWRTSVELNSQFFALEATHDPATAAWEEVVRLPAAGTSTTPRAYTYLDARPLGTLRYYRLRQQDLDGTSHYSEVLTVTPALAEARLMAYPNPFTTELQVQVPAGSAATLRLLDLTGRSVYAQHVPAAQTSLTLTPPALQPGVYLLEWRSGGQVERTRLLKQ
- the mutM gene encoding DNA-formamidopyrimidine glycosylase; its protein translation is MPELPEVETYRRFLDEVMLHQSITALEVKDAHVLATDEDTLRRALVGRTVTGTSRLGKNCFLLLSSGQVLVLHFGMTGDVGAYRDEADAPRFTRVAFHLESGLRVAFIDPRKFGRIRLAEGIAQYQQAKKLGPDALDVTAEQLQNKLAKRKTFLKPLLLDQSITAGLGNWIVDEVLFQARLHPERPAHTLTTPEFEDLHGAIQLVLRTAIGHEATYREFPASFLIHAREWDDSATPGTDQHQFCPRHATTKIEKTYVGGRATYTCPHCQQLR
- a CDS encoding PhzF family phenazine biosynthesis protein; this encodes MSSYPFLLIDAFTETALGGNPCAVVLDADDLTDEQMQRLAQEFNQSETAFVRRSEVAEFGVRYFTPSEEIPLAGHPTIATITALLHTGRLPRPTAENLRLQLELLHGPIAIEVLPPATAQTPPRVLMTQRRPVFGQVHDAAQVLPLFGLTPDDLVPGSVIQTVSTGTPQLMVLVRDAATLRRAHLPNPAALEEYRQHTGFFSSHLFCLEGATPAGTTFARHLCTPPDVLEDAVTGSATGGMAAYLWHYGFLSSPHFIAEQGHWLGRPGTVQVSVHGPREAIEAVQIGGTGVVVLEGLLRL
- a CDS encoding membrane-binding protein; this translates as MNHPRFFRCFAGLVLAGWLLLSGSAVAQTSTGQRDVLREITDVVGLKPRFELRATTEVQNAAAVVYGGKRYLLYNPQFVAAVNRAGRTDWAGISILAHEMGHHLNGHTLRAGGSNPADELEADEFSGFVLRKMGASLAQAQAGMAVVSDDEASPTHPGRRTRLTAIGEGWQRANQQIVASTRTAAPSATPAVLADRATAPVRTVATTASPVSVLGKITFRDNPDDPYYITNRLSVVRVDRQDRTAQVVGRLTRSESTNYPYVLVDGQQRRLYISRNGGIYDTSGRQVALLSDPS
- a CDS encoding IPT/TIG domain-containing protein, whose protein sequence is MKKTQLTWQWFTRAGASLLLLLGPAAGVVHAQETCLLEPLPLSQRVAAATLVVEARVTAARSQDEGAHIVTLNELEVYKVFRGALPSGNLTVATAGGTVGLRREQVTNSAQLAIGQQGVFLLVPDARQPGRYRLYAGPQGLISYDLTTATASEPFARYASIAEELYPALEEPAGQAVRAVRPNTALQARLSRAARPAAAPLISSLSPAVITAGTGAVLTIKGSGFGATQGKGLVGFRNADNGGQSFVSPLASEYVSWSDTEIKVRVPSVAEGNGGTAGSGAVLVTNGTSESALSLDNLTIDYARINLDYQSDANSPLRAYPVALAGPDKQGGYTLQYNERFAANTAAKQAFERALLTWRNGVGANRKIASTTTTVNTEDQRDNINLVSFDDAQELDAGVLGVTYSYYAGCSSGGAISWALTGTDYIFDGEQSWQFTSANPGSGQFDFESVALHEQGHGLQLGHIAYY